From Peromyscus maniculatus bairdii isolate BWxNUB_F1_BW_parent chromosome 8, HU_Pman_BW_mat_3.1, whole genome shotgun sequence, a single genomic window includes:
- the C8H5orf58 gene encoding putative uncharacterized protein C5orf58 homolog — protein MFKNNHHDHKQKVEAMIKNINTISLEMKKMKELSHILLCDLNLHFGQPKKTEDPKEAETSHPFEEPEIPDVALASISLSD, from the exons ATGTTTAAGAATAATCATCACGACCACAAGCAAAAAGTGGAAGCCATGATTAAGAACATTAATACAATTTCTTTGGAGATGAAGAAGATGAAAG AACTCTCCCATATCCTGCTGTGTGACCTCAATCTCCATTTTGGTCAGCCCAAGAAGACTGAGGACCCCAAGGAAGCAGAAACAAGCCACCCATTTGAAGAGCCTGAGATACCGGATGTAGCCCTTGCCTCTATCAGTTTatctgactga